From a region of the Canis lupus dingo isolate Sandy chromosome 5, ASM325472v2, whole genome shotgun sequence genome:
- the TXNL4B gene encoding thioredoxin-like protein 4B isoform X2, with translation MSFLLPKLNSKKEVDQAIKSTAEKVLVLRFGRDEDPVCLQLDDILSKTSPDLSKMAAIYLVDVDQTPVYTHYFDISYIPSTVFFFNGQHMKVDYGSPDHTKFVGSFKTKQDFIDLIEVIYRGAMRGKLIVQSPIDPKNIPKYDLLYQDI, from the exons ATGAGCTTCCTGTTGCCCAAGCTAAATAGCAAAAAAGAAGTAGACCAAGCAATAAAAAGTACGGCAGAGAAGGTGTTGGTCCTCAGGTTTGGGAGAGATGAGGATCCTGTCTGTCTGCAGCTAGATGATATA CTTTCTAAAACTTCTCCTGACCTGAGTAAAATGGCTGCTATATATCTGGTAGATGTGGACCAAACTCCTGTTTACACACACTATTTTGACATCAGTTATATTCCATCTACTGTGTTTTTCTTCAATGGGCAGCATATGAAAGTGGATTATGG GTCTCCAGATCACACTAAGTTTGTGGGAAGTTTCAAAACCAAGCAGGACTTCATAGATTTGATTGAAGTAATCTATCGAGGAGCAATGAGGGGAAAACTTATTGTCCAAAGTCCTATTGATCCCAAGAATATTCCCAAATATGACCTTCTCTATCAAGACATTTAG